A genomic segment from Daphnia carinata strain CSIRO-1 chromosome 1, CSIRO_AGI_Dcar_HiC_V3, whole genome shotgun sequence encodes:
- the LOC130691630 gene encoding probable cytochrome P450 12a4, mitochondrial: protein MMAHINLGRRLGVFYQQQFVIQTCVIRRCKASVASSQVVLKNNTTNNGRDNSITEDVEWNNAKPFDEMPSIRVLPLLGTSWGLLPIVGAGIPVTRVLELHQLRFKELGYIWRDTIPGAPPLVSTARPEDAEKVLRAEGKFPDRPGFETLKAYRAERIDQFTSAGILAGNGEPWWNIRSKAQQPFLKTKNVNNYVPVLGQIAQEFIDRIRLIRQENNEMNPDFVNEMYRWALESVGVVGFNTRLGCLDPNLAPDSEAQKMIRAANLSFTAVNELEYGLPVWKYISTPTLKRLYEAQDFFTDTALKYVKQTIEMMKNKPADSEEDPSILEEFFIRGMSVKDATVMVIDMLMAGIDTTSHTTSFLLYFLARNPDKQEKLRNEILTVVGPKGKLVTPGALNELHYLKACIKESLRLRPAAVGNARIIDKDLVLSGYRVPKGSLVVFLHQLMALMDEYFPNAEAFVPERWIKGDPLESHHHKYVVLPFGFGTRMCIGRRLAELEMWQLTTKILQNFKVEYHYEDIGCLSRIVNAPDQPLRFRFIDLD from the exons ATGATGGCTCACATTAATCTTGGACGAAGGTTGGGTGTGTTTTATCAACAACAGTTCGTGATTCAGACGTGCGTCATACGGCGTTGCAAAGCCTCGGTCGCTTCTTCACAGGTTGTCctaaaaaacaacacaacaaatAATGGCCGAGATAATTCCATTACGGAAGATGTTGAATGGAATAATGCCAAACCTTTTGATGAAATGCCTAGTATTCGAGTGTTGCCTCTTCTAGGAACCAGTTGGGGTCTACTTCCCATTGTAG GAGCTGGGATACCAGTAACTCGCGTGCTGGAACTACATCAACTCCGATTCAAGGAGCTTGGTTACATATGGAGGGATACCATTCCGGGAGCACCTCCACTAGTTTCGACCGCACGACCCGAGGATGCTGAAAA AGTTCTTCGTGCCGAAGGGAAGTTTCCCGATCGTCCGGGATTCGAAACATTGAAAGCTTATCGCGCAGAACGCATAGACCAGTTTACTTCCGCCGGTATTTTGGCGGGCAACGGTGAACCATGGTGGAACATTCGTTCCAAAGCTCAGCAGCCGTTcctgaaaacgaaaaacgtcAACAATTACGTTCCAGTACTAGGCCAAATTGCCCAAGAATTTATTGACAG AATTCGGCTGATTCgacaagaaaacaacgagATGAATCCTGACTTTGTCAACGAGATGTATCGGTGGGCTCTAGAAT CTGTGGGGGTAGTCGGTTTTAATACTAGACTAGGATGTCTAGATCCTAATCTGGCACCGGATTCAGAAGCACAGAAGATGATCAGAGCCGCGAACCTGTCGTTCACTGCCGTCAATGAGCTCGAGTACGGTCTTCCGGTATGGAAGTACATTTCAACACCGACACTCAAAAGGCTTTACGAAGCGCAGGACTTTTTCACTGA TACGGCCCTAAAGTATGTTAAGCAGACCATAGAGATGATGAAGAACAAACCAGCTGATTCTGAAGAAGATCCAAGTATTCTAG AGGAGTTCTTTATCCGTGGAATGTCTGTGAAAGACGCTACTGTCATGGTGATTGATATGCTCATGGCAGGAATTGACACG ACGTCGCACACCACTTCATTCCTTCTCTACTTCTTGGCAAGAAATCCagataaacaagaaaaattacgAAATGAGATACTCACTGTTGTCGGACCCAAAGGTAAACTGGTCACTCCCGGAGCTCTCAATGAACTTCATTACTTAAAGGCCTGCATCAAAGAAAGCCTGCG ATTAAGGCCAGCGGCGGTCGGAAATGCCCGTATCATTGACAAGGACCTAGTCCTTTCCGGTTATCGTGTTCCTAAAGGG TCACTGGTGGTGTTTCTTCATCAATTGATGGCACTCATGGACGAGTATTTTCCAAATGCTGAAGCATTTGTACCAGAACGATGGATTAAAGGTGATCCCCTTGAAAGCCATCACCACAAATACGTGGTACTTCCTTTCGGCTTCGGAACGCGCATGTGCATAGGCCGTCGACTTGCAGAACTTGAAATGTGGCAGCTAACCAccaaa ATTTTGCAAAACTTCAAAGTCGAATACCATTACGAAGATATTGGATGTCTCTCGCGAATAGTAAATGCACCCGACCAGCCACTGCGGTTTAGGTTCATTGACTTGGATTAA